Proteins encoded by one window of Erythrobacter sp.:
- a CDS encoding PepSY domain-containing protein, producing the protein MARGHFMRRFAKWHIWLGWLVGVPILMWTVTGLIMVWHPIEYVRGDHLRNELPAVSTELLIVPQLPPSVRSVTLQGFADGPGWIVVEEDGGRYRYSALDGRLYNPVLQEGAREIAEATYAGEAALEAVTYFPGDASPMDLRTPLNAWQARFADDTHIYIAAQTGEVLAVRSGWWRTFDFMWGLHIMDLQEREDTSHPILILFAALGVIGSLLGCVLMFRRRKAKVRAPVEVPG; encoded by the coding sequence ATGGCGCGCGGACACTTCATGCGCCGCTTCGCCAAATGGCACATCTGGCTCGGCTGGCTGGTCGGCGTGCCGATCCTGATGTGGACCGTCACCGGCCTGATCATGGTGTGGCACCCAATCGAATATGTGCGCGGCGATCACTTGCGCAACGAATTGCCGGCTGTTTCGACCGAGCTTCTCATCGTGCCGCAACTGCCGCCCAGCGTGCGCAGCGTCACCCTGCAGGGCTTTGCCGACGGGCCGGGATGGATCGTGGTCGAGGAGGACGGCGGTCGCTATCGCTATTCCGCGCTCGACGGACGGCTCTACAATCCGGTGCTGCAAGAAGGCGCGCGCGAAATTGCCGAGGCGACCTATGCCGGTGAGGCGGCGCTGGAGGCGGTGACATATTTTCCCGGTGATGCCTCCCCGATGGACCTGCGGACACCGTTAAACGCCTGGCAGGCGCGCTTTGCCGACGATACGCATATCTACATCGCCGCGCAGACCGGTGAAGTGCTGGCGGTGCGCAGCGGCTGGTGGCGGACTTTCGATTTCATGTGGGGCCTGCACATCATGGACCTGCAGGAGCGTGAGGATACCAGCCATCCGATCCTCATCCTGTTCGCGGCTTTGGGGGTGATCGGATCGCTGCTCGGCTGCGTGCTGATGTTCCGGCGGCGGAAGGCCAAGGTTAGGGCACCCGTAGAGGTTCCGGGATGA
- a CDS encoding VOC family protein — protein MSELSPFHLAFPVDDLVVARHFWGTVMGCPEGRSSDEWIDFDFYGHQIVAHLAPRAGDAAANPVDGHDVPVPHFGIVLGMAEWQALAERLRVAGVAFAIEPHIRFAGQPGEQATMFFRDPAGNAIEMKAFADRSKLFARD, from the coding sequence ATGAGTGAGCTTTCCCCTTTCCACCTCGCCTTCCCGGTCGATGATCTTGTCGTGGCACGGCACTTCTGGGGCACGGTGATGGGCTGCCCCGAAGGGCGCAGCAGTGACGAATGGATCGATTTCGATTTCTACGGCCACCAGATCGTCGCCCACCTGGCCCCTCGCGCGGGTGATGCGGCAGCAAACCCGGTGGACGGGCATGACGTGCCGGTGCCGCATTTCGGCATCGTGCTGGGCATGGCCGAGTGGCAGGCACTGGCCGAGCGGCTGCGTGTCGCGGGCGTCGCCTTTGCTATCGAACCGCATATCCGCTTTGCCGGGCAGCCGGGCGAGCAGGCGACCATGTTCTTCCGCGATCCGGCGGGCAATGCCATCGAGATGAAAGCCTTTGCCGACCGCTCCAAACTGTTTGCGAGGGATTGA